ACGATCGGAGAGATGGAGGACATGAGGTTCTTGTGGGTGTTCCAGTTGTCGCCGAAAGACTGCTGGTTGAGGTTCATGCGCATGACGAGCGGCTTGCCAAGGTCATGGGACATCTCGATGAATTTCTGCCAGGATGGATGGTGGCGGAGAATGTAGCCGATTACCAGCTTGCGGCCGTTTGCCTTGGCTGATTCGACGATTTCCTCGGCTTCTTCCACGGTCTCAGCGAGTGGCTTCTCGATGAAGACATCGCAGCCAGCCTCGAAGGCTGCCTTGGCATAAGGAGCGTGCGTGTCTGGGTAAGTGGAGATGGAGACGGCGTCTGGCTTGGTTTCCTCCAGAGCTTTATAGAAGTCGTCGTAGAGGGCGTAGCCGCCACCGAGTTCGTCATTAAGCTTTTCACGGGAACCTGCAGAGCGGGTGCAGATGCCAACGATTTCGAATTCAGGGATATTGTGGTAGGCGAGTGCGTGTGAGCGGCCCATGTGGCCGGCGCCGGCGCAGAGGATCTTAATCATATTCGTGTGGTTACAGTTTGAGTGCTGGTGAATTCATAAGTGGGGGGGAGTCGGGGGGCAAGGGTGGATGGTGCCCTATTAGCCTTTGATGAGGCTGCGGTGATCCCATTTGGGGCGATCCGGCTGATGGATGAGTGAGTTAGCCAGCTTGCTGTTGGTGATTTCCATTTTCTTTGGATCAAAAGTGATGTTGGTATTGGTGCGGTGGGCGATCTTGCCGAGGTTGACCAAGGTGCAGGAGTTGAAGCCGTTGTTCTGGTTCAGAGCGAAGAGCTTCTTCTCGCGGATGGCCTGGTGGAAATCGGTGACCTGTGCTGGAGGGTCGGGGAGTTGGGCGACCTTTTTCTCGAAGTCTGGGATGTCCGACTTGAAGCCTCTGAAGATTTTCCCTTTGGAACCTTCGATGAAGGCGGCGTTCTTGTCCTTGTTTGCGCCATCCAGTACGATGGTTGTTCCGTCTGCGTACTTGTAGGTGATGCGGCGCCAGCTGCCGACTGCATCGGTATCCTGTGGGTCGGCATCGATTTCCACGGAAACAGGAAGCTCATCGTCCTTGCCGAGGATATACTGAACGGGATCGAGGTAGTGCTGCCCCATGTCTCCCAGTCCGCCACCATCGTAGTCCCAGTAGCCGCGGAAGGTGCCGTGGGTTCTGTGGCGGGAGTACGGGCGGTACGGTGCAGGTCCAAGCCAGGAGTCGTAATCCAGTACCTCAGGCACCTCCATGATGGGAAGTTCGGTCTTGCCCACCCAGTTGAATTTCCAGTTGAAGCCGGTGACCCCACTGAGGGTGACCTTGAGTGG
The sequence above is drawn from the Rubritalea squalenifaciens DSM 18772 genome and encodes:
- a CDS encoding Gfo/Idh/MocA family oxidoreductase — protein: MTEINRRQALGKLATLATVSIVPSRVLGLSGQTPPSEELTRAIIGCGGICTNHLGRPGRLLALCDVDSSRLAGRMKEVQGKGNKEVKGYHDFREILERKDIDIIHVATPPHWHAYMAMASSNAGKAVWGEKPMSRTIGEGMAMRDLINKNQTAFRLNTWFRFKSKFYGSNVLARDVRKVVASGMLGDGPLKVTLSGVTGFNWKFNWVGKTELPIMEVPEVLDYDSWLGPAPYRPYSRHRTHGTFRGYWDYDGGGLGDMGQHYLDPVQYILGKDDELPVSVEIDADPQDTDAVGSWRRITYKYADGTTIVLDGANKDKNAAFIEGSKGKIFRGFKSDIPDFEKKVAQLPDPPAQVTDFHQAIREKKLFALNQNNGFNSCTLVNLGKIAHRTNTNITFDPKKMEITNSKLANSLIHQPDRPKWDHRSLIKG